DNA sequence from the Prolixibacter sp. SD074 genome:
TGTTCCCGTCCGCATCTTTTTTTACGCGATATATTACATATTGGACGCGGTCGTCGTTATAATTGGCCGGAAGCTTCCATTTTAGCCAGGTGCCGTTAATGGTCGATTCGAGCCTGAAATTTCCCGGGACCGGCGGGGGAATACTATCAAGCCAGTTCATTTTCGGGATAATGGCCGGTTCTTCTTTTAGCTCCTGCCGTAACCTGCTGACTTGCTCTTTTGTGAGACCGAGCAGGTGCGACGCACTGAAAAAGGCAAAACCGCGGGCATTGTTCATCTGCCTTCCGATATCGATTTGTTTTTCAATTTCATTTGGGTCTTTCCAGCCGGGAGCCGAACTGGTTGCTTTGTAAAGCGCCTGTCCAAAATAGAGATGACGCGTGTCGACGTTCTGATTCCACCAGCGGGCCAGTGTGTCGAAATCGCCGTACGCATTGCCGCGCTCCCAGTACAGTTGCGGAATGAGATAATCGACCCAGCCATTTTTTATCCAGGTACGGGCATCGGCATATAAATCATCGTACGACGAAAGTCCACATTTACCGGCAGAACCTTTTGGATCGAGCGACAGGTTCCGCCATACCCCAAAAGGGCTGACACCCAGTTTTACCCAGCTTTTTTCTGCTTTGATTCGCTTGTTTAACTCACGAATAAAAAGGTTGACATTGTTCCGGCGCCACTCGTTCAACTTGTCCGGATAATCGCCTCCACCATATTTCTTAAACGTTGTCGCATCGGGAAAGGCCATTGTTTTTGCAGGATAGGGATAGAAATAATCATCGAGATGAACGGCGTCAATATCATATCGTTTCACCACATCCATGATGACGTTGATAACATATTCCCTGACTTCCGGAATACCGGGATCGAGGTAGCTTTTCCCG
Encoded proteins:
- a CDS encoding glycoside hydrolase family 10 protein; this translates as MKPRQAFPTILLVLVVAFQAAGLNPRMAKPLVKEEFRGIWIATVNNTDWPSKPGLPTDQQQQELINLIDRIENTGLNAVILQVRPAADAIYPSPTEPWSYYLTGEQGKSPTPYYDPLRFAINLCHQRGLEFHAWFNSFRVRNHSYDQLAPNHPLRKNSYWIVDYNGKSYLDPGIPEVREYVINVIMDVVKRYDIDAVHLDDYFYPYPAKTMAFPDATTFKKYGGGDYPDKLNEWRRNNVNLFIRELNKRIKAEKSWVKLGVSPFGVWRNLSLDPKGSAGKCGLSSYDDLYADARTWIKNGWVDYLIPQLYWERGNAYGDFDTLARWWNQNVDTRHLYFGQALYKATSSAPGWKDPNEIEKQIDIGRQMNNARGFAFFSASHLLGLTKEQVSRLRQELKEEPAIIPKMNWLDSIPPPVPGNFRLESTINGTWLKWKLPANYNDDRVQYVIYRVKKDADGNNQMTDVFKVTDKRRLFIPPSMRNKLADECFRVSTIDRLNNESALSPLIHINGTEFKLIQ